ATAAAAGTTAGCAACAGATGCTTGAAAATCGAGAACCTCACACTTAAATCTTAAAGTAGAGCAAAGAGCAGATATGGCTACATAGTGATCAAGACTACACAACCTTCCTTCTGACATTAAAGCTAACAtatttctttatcttttttatACTTTAGGGGGTAGGAGGGTAGAGGGGACAAAGTATGGTTTATCCCTACTTTCAGTAACACAAGTTGACAAATTAAATAGTAGCTGATGATACACATTTTTGATAAGTAATGATGCACACAATTAACTTGGGGAGATCACATAATTTAACAAAGAATAACTACTAAACTCTACAACCTTATGGATCTCGCTTGACTCATTGAGAAAAATGTGTCAGATTCATTAGGAGGGTCTGGAAGAGGGCCTGAAGCAGGTCCTTGTGAATTTGAGTAATGCAAGACAGCAACTCCTACCGACTTCGACCAACCAGAGGAATTAACAAAGCGCGGACTCGCAACAATGTAATAATCACTGCTTGCATTTTGATCCAGTGTGACCAGGAATGAGTACGACTGACCGACGTGGATATCCAAGCTTGTGTAGTTCTGTTGTACTGTGTATGAACCTTCAGTCTCCACAAGAAGAAGGTTATGGTTTTGAATTCTGAAATTCAAGCTAGTTGAAACACCAACGTTGTGTACTCGTAGGCGATATGTTTTGCCTGTCATATACATATGGCAAAAGACATTTTTGATAAAAAGGATTGCGTGTATATAActgaatgaaaattttgagtcGGTATTACATTACTCCCCAATGAGCTACAAAGTGACACCATTCAGTACATACACATGGTCAAAACAAGAGGACTTTTTCAAACCCTCTCACTTGATTCAAGTACAAGGTCTCTCGTGCAAAAAAAATTACAGTCAATTGACTCGGTTTCTTATCAAGGATTCCCCCCAAACTGTGATCCTCAAATGTAAATGAAGCCTTGTGCACATAAGCTCAAACTTGAGTAAAGATGCATGTTTTTAGGTCAAAATGATTATTAGGCAAAGTATTCCTTAAGATCGATTAAATGTAGAAGTGAAATTTAACAGCCCTGCTAAATCCAAAGCAACATATTTTTGTTTAGTAATCTAAGAAAAGCCATAAAGCTCCAGCAACGAGAATGACAGCAGCATCTGAGAGTTCAACCTTTATAATGCACTTCAAATAATCCTCCATCATAATACTTGTTTAAGCTTGAACCAAAATACCATGCAATGGAATTGAATGATGTAAAAGGTATTAAAATTTGGCGATGTACTGGAACCATACCGATAAAACCCCAACGAGAAAAAGAATATAATTACCTGGTTCTACATGCACTGACAGGTAGGCTATACCACCTGATACAAGCGCATTATCGTAACGGTAAGGACCTAGCCCATTGAATAGTATACTGTCAGGAGCTCGAAGGCTAACTCCGTTTTCAATGTCTTGTCTGAGTTCCTAACGCCACAAAGCATTTATAGTGAGCCATTAATTTTTCAAGGATCTACTTTCAACAAAAAAGGGGCTGACCAGTTGAAGTTTGCAACTAACCTTATGACTCTTTATAAACCAGTCACTAATAAAGAGTGTGATGTCCCCATCTGGTGTTGCAAACGGCAGAGAAATGATCTTTCTGTTGTTTATAGTGATCCCTCCATATCCACCAGCAGCTCTCTGGAAACTTAGGgaagggaaataaaagaaactgcCAATCTGGTCTTTAACCTGAAACTCATATGTCCAATTCCAGCCAGCAGGAATGGGACAATTTGTGCCAGATACACCATCTTGCCATGAATCCTTTCTCTGCTGGATGCCATTCCTGCACTTAATTATCATATTTATGTTCATCACAGCATTTAGCCTTGTACATCCCTATAAATTTATCATAGTGGATTTTATGATTTACCATGTAAGAAGCATAGGCTCATCAAGATCATTTTTGACATTGACAACCACATTCCAGTTCGTAGTGACATTGAGAATGGGTCCTGGAAATTGACCGTTTATTCCAATCACCTGAAAAGATATAAATCTTCATATATCACCAATAATGTTGTTACTTGAAGAGTAAAGATGATTCTTGAAATTTGGTGTAGTCAATACTCCTAAAGAAAAAGATTTAATGTTGATTTCATAACTGTGTCCAAGAATAAGGAATCAGACAAGGGAAAGACCAGAGTATAAGACAGGTTATGAAGAGTGGGGCAAAAGAGGTCAACCAAAGTGTTCTGAGCCTACTTGTTGGAACGTGATTGACATAGTAATTTGAAGCAAGATATGAGTTGTTGAAAAACATCCACTACAATCCCATATTTAGTCTTCAAGCCATAGATTGTTGAGACAACATGTTGGAAAGTAGACAGACCGGGAAAATAAAACTAGTACTTGCGGATCAGCCAAACAGTTCCTTACAACGTGTCACCGCTCATGACAGTCAAAAATGGTAAGAAAAAAAGATTTGCACATGCTACTATAGCAGCACATATAAATTGGAATTAGATATTGATAAAGAATAGAAACATAGGTCTTTCAGGAAGGAGTAACTGGTAACTGATCCCCCAAAGAACCCCTAGGATGTTCTTCGAAGTCAAGCGGCAGGAAAATTCGTTTCCAATTCTTCCAACCCCAAAATTTCCAACTAGCATTAAGGCATATTTAATATAGTAATCGAGCTGATAAACAATACGAAGTAAAAGTCGTAGGTCACAGGTATGGTTCCGACTCAACAACTTTAAGGACTTCAAAGTATGAAATGGCGCGATTCAGTCCTGAAGTTGAAGACGGTCCTTCAAACCCATGGGCGGAGCTAGGAGGTTGTAAGAGGTTCAACCGAACCCCTTCGCCAGAAAATTATATTGTCTATATATATGCAAAGGCATATGCGGCCTTATAGCATGAACCCAGTACTTTCAATGCGgaatataaatttatatataaaaattcattaaaattgcaacAAGTAGTAGGTCTGAACCCGGAGTAATAAGTTTAATGTTAAGAACCTTAAATATTGAACCCATAAAGTTTAAATCATGGATATGCCTCTGTATATAAGATCAAATTTTACTATGCACTCCTTACACTATGGATAAAGGTCAAATTTTTTTGTCTATATATTAGATGATCAAATTTTCAACATACACTATTATGTTGCCCTTTATGGCCAAATGAACATCCGTATAAACATATCAGTACATTTTACTCTTGCAAAATACACTATTTGCATCTGTTCAGCAGAACCCAAGTTACAATGCAACCAAAGCCTTCGATTAGACGGTAAAAATTTCCCATTTAACCCATCCATTTTTTTATATAGAAGACCCTGGCTTGAAATAGTGAAAGTTGTATACATGTTAAAGCTGGGATTTGCACTCTAATTGAAGGAAAAAATTCAAGTCCCCTCCACCCCAAGAATGAATTCAAGCATTACGCGTAGAAACGACGGAAACAGAGTAACAAAACTAAATATTGTAGTAGTAAATTAGAAGCTTATTGAGAAGTAAAGATCTGATTTTTAAGCAGAAACAACATATGGGTAGAATCAAGATCAGAGAAAGAACCTGCTGCTTAACTCCAAGAGGAGAAGCTGTGATGTAGGAAACAGTCCAGTCATAATATATATAAGGGTCTCCCGCTAAACAAATTGTTATCAAGCAGAGAAGCAAACTCAAGAAAAAGAGACAGAAATAATTTGGTAATCCAGAGAACATTTGATTGCGACTCCAACCGTAGCTTTCTTGTTATCTGGTAATTGTCGTTGTAATGCAATGTGAAGAAATAGAAAGAAATGGGGGCAACCGTAGCTTTGGGATCTTGAATTGTCACTTTAGAATTTGCTTCTTCTGGTTTCAGTGTGATTTTGTTGAGTGCACAATAAAGTGCAGACACTGTGAGTGTGGACTATGGAGAAAAGCACATGTGGTGGTAGCCTGAGGTTTTGAGGAAGACAGCTTGGATGTCTGAAAGGGGTAATGTTAGGGCCCCACCTTTTATTTCTTGGAATCTGGAATATGAAATGGACAAATTTGACAAAAAATATTGAATGGCTGATAAGATTTTTGAACTTCTAATTTGTGATTCTCCCCTTCAAATTTCAAACGCCAAAAGGAAGTCCAAGTACTTTAGCAAAGGATTTTCAAAAAAGGTACCAACTCTCCTTTGAATGACTTTTCCTAAAGAGGAAAACATTTTACTACCCCAAGTTTCACTGATTATTTGATGTCACCAATACACTCCTACATGTTCTATAGAAATTGCTTACTCCATATAAAAAGATTTAGTAGACAAAAAGTTTGAGTTTTAAGGCTATGCTTTTTAGCTCTGGTTTTTTTGTCCTTCGAGTTAAATGGATTTAACCGGCAAAGAACGAATTTGATTAAATTTGAATGGTTTGGAAACGAATCAATTTAACAATAGGGATGGCAAGTGGGGCAGGCGGCGGAGCGGAGCAGTGTAAATACTAAATGGTGCAGGACAGGAAAAGATTAAGATGGGGGCAGGGCGGGGCAAGACAGGGTAAACAGCAAATGAGGCAGGGCAAGGAAAGATTGGCTATCACCCGATAACATTCAATGAGGAATATTCGACAGTATTAAATATATAATCCGTTATAGAAAATATGGCATTCATAGCTTgccgttacacattcttcaatggctcccataattatcatttaagaggggcttgatcctaggaccttgttccgtAGGTACCACTATAAATAGGGATTCCAACAACCATGATAGAGGGATAATATTCTGATAAGTTTATGCTAAATATTGTTCAAACCTCAATAATATTTTATCTTCTTGCTTATTAATATCATTACTACTGCCTCAAGAAGCTCTGCTTCCGGAACCAATATTTCTGTTGTCTTATCTCGATTTCAACGCTAAGTCTTACATTcttgtttaatttatttatcattttaggaTCAAATTGATTCGCTTGTCAATAAACCATGCATAAATTCAACTATatcattttacgggtaaacagtttggcgcccaccgcggGGCTTAGATAGTTTTGTAATTGAGTTGATCCTTGTATTTATTACTAACTTGTTTGATTCCTTGTTCTTAGCAAAATCATAGAACTTGGCAGATAACGATGTCAACATCTCGCACAACGTTGAGGCCCAAGAAAATCAGCCTCAGCACGAAGATTCAATCAGTGATACCCATAATGAGGAGGATGAGGCCATGACGGTCCATGGCGGGCAATATCCACGACATGTTCGAGAGGCAACTCCTAGTGATGCCGAATAAGAGCACATTGTTGAAACAGTAAGGATCCTGAGGGAGCAACAAAAAGCCATTATGGGCCACCTCTCACGATGGGATCAGGTCATGACGGAGTTGAGGCAGGCGTTGTCGGGTGCTTCCAACAACGCGAATGGATGAGGTCCAATTCCTCCCGGTGCTCCCGCAAACCAAACAACACAGAGGGTCGACAATAACACCCCGATGGGCGAAGTCAGCTTCGACACTACTGGGGGGGACGATAGCGGATCCGGTAACAACAATGAGAATGACCGTGTTAAATCGAACTCATGCAGTTTATGGGGGAAATAAACGCCCAAATGGATCAAATTTCGGGTACACCACTAGTGTTGAAAGGACCGGACTCAAAGGAATACACCTAGTTGCCATTCAAATCAAGCGCGATACCAGACTTAATTCTGAAGCGGTTCAAAATGCTAGACGTGCCGAAGTATGACAAAACTTTAGATCCTCAAGAGCACATCACCACTTATACATAGGCGGTGAAGGGGAACGATTTAGCTCCGCACGAGATTGAGACAGTCTTACTGAAGAAATTCATAGAGACACTCACGAAGGGGGACCTAACATGGTATTCGCTCTTGCCCGAGCACTCAATAGATTCCTTCGAGATGCTTGCGGATTCTTTTATCAAGGCACATGCTGGGGCCAGAAAGGTACATGCTCGAAAGGCCGACATATTTAGGATTGCACAAGGAGAGTCCGAATTTCTATGGGAGTTCGTGACCAGAATATAGAAAGAAAGGAAGTTTCTACCGACCGTACCGAACGAATGGGCAGCTGAAGCATTCACTAAAGGACTGAATCCGAGAAGTTTAAATGCTTctcaaaaattgaaagaaagtttGCTCGAGTTTCAGGCAACAACATAGGCAACCAATACGAGTGAAAGATAAGAATTGAGGTTGATCAACTCGATTTCCCGGCATCAACCAAGGGTCGGGACCAGGACCGGGAGAAGAATAAGGAGAAATCAAAGGATAATTTTTACACAGATCGACGGTCTTCAAGAGGTCGATTTTTGCTCTATGAAAGTGCCGAAGGATGCGGTAGAGGATTCTGGTCGGCAGATAGATTCGCTTCTGAAAGGAGAGCTGATCGCGGCCGGAATAACAAATCATTGCAGGACAAGGAGGTAGTAGGTTCCCACGATTCTTCCTACCCCAGGTTAtccgaatacaacttcaacgtcaacATAGTGGAACTAGTGTCAGCTATGAGGAAAATTAAGGAATCACGATTCTCAAAACCAATGAGATTCGATCCTATTCAAAGGGATCCTAATTTGTGGTGCGAATACCATGGGACCAACAGTCATCGGACTGCAGACATTTTCGTGACGAGGTGGTGACATTGTTGAAAAACGACCATCTTAGAGAATTCTTAAGCAACAGGCTAAAAACAACTACGACCGCAATCATGATAACGCGGAACCTTCGAAAGCAGGAGAAGATCCTCCTTGTCTGATGACGAACATGATTTTTGGGGGAACAAGATTAATGGTGTGACATTTTCGGCGGGAAAAAGATGAAGGTATCAGTAACCCACAATAAGAGACTACGGGAAGTCACGGAGGATGACATTACTTTCACAGAGGAAGACGCAGATGGACTACTGCTGCCGCACAATGATCCCTTGGTAATCTCTCTTAATGTGTTAGATTTTAAAACTAAACATGTTTTGGTGGACGCATGAAGTTTGGCCAACATTATCCAGTGGGGAGTGCTGGAGCAAGCCAAGCTGACCGAAAGTATCATTCCGACCATAAAACTCTTCGTTGGGTTCAATTTGGCAAGCGTGACTACCCAAAAGAGATTTTGTTGCCCACGAACGT
This genomic stretch from Nicotiana sylvestris chromosome 9, ASM39365v2, whole genome shotgun sequence harbors:
- the LOC104239418 gene encoding monocopper oxidase-like protein SKU5; the protein is MFSGLPNYFCLFFLSLLLCLITICLAGDPYIYYDWTVSYITASPLGVKQQVIGINGQFPGPILNVTTNWNVVVNVKNDLDEPMLLTWNGIQQRKDSWQDGVSGTNCPIPAGWNWTYEFQVKDQIGSFFYFPSLSFQRAAGGYGGITINNRKIISLPFATPDGDITLFISDWFIKSHKELRQDIENGVSLRAPDSILFNGLGPYRYDNALVSGGIAYLSVHVEPGKTYRLRVHNVGVSTSLNFRIQNHNLLLVETEGSYTVQQNYTSLDIHVGQSYSFLVTLDQNASSDYYIVASPRFVNSSGWSKSVGVAVLHYSNSQGPASGPLPDPPNESDTFFSMSQARSIRWNVSASAARPNPQGSFRYGEITVTDVFVLHNRPAELIEGKPRTTLSGISYLAPSTPLKLAQQFNVPGVFKLDFPNKMMNRPAKVDTSIINGTYKAFVEIIFQNNDTTVQSYHLDGYAFFVVGMDYGLWTENSRSTYNKWDGVARCTTQVFPGAWTAILVFLDNDGIWNLRAQNLDSWYLGQETYISVVNPETTDKNDVPLPANVIYCGALSPLQKDQAHRVNFSGAPSLKKPIKLIFVAFVLALIGSFMR